One Melospiza melodia melodia isolate bMelMel2 chromosome 1, bMelMel2.pri, whole genome shotgun sequence genomic window carries:
- the MC2R gene encoding adrenocorticotropic hormone receptor, with protein MSTERPYNLIKHPGQTSIPSLENISNFSLNITDCTQVVVPEEVFFTVAAAGILENLLILIAVVRNKNLHLPMYFFICSLAISDMLGSLYKTLENIFIILCKMGYLTRHGDFEKKLDDAMDSMFILSLLGSIFSLLAIAADRYITIFYALRYHNIMTLRRALAILAIIWAFCAGSSVAIALFSYEAATVIPFTILFPLMMFFILCLYIHMFLLARSHAKKIASLPSSTVHHRTNMKGAITLTIFLGVFLCCWAPFVLHILLARFCPHNPYCACYMSIFHVNGTLIMCNAIINPMIFAFRSPELRSTFKKMFYCPRSSCNW; from the coding sequence ATGAGCACTGAGAGACCTTACAACTTAATCAAACACCCAGGGCAGACAAGCATTCCATCCCTTGAAAACATAAGCAATTTTTCATTAAATATCACTGACTGCACCCAGGTTGTGGTGCCAGAGGAAGTCTTTTTCACTGTTGCTGCCGCTGGGATACTGGAAAATCTACTTATCCTCATTGCTGTTGTGAGAAATAAGAATTTACACTTGCCCATGTACTTCTTCATTTGCAGTTTAGCCATTTCAGACATGTTAGGTAGCTTGTACAAAACTCTGGAGAACATCTTTATCATCTTGTGCAAAATGGGATACCTGACACGTCACGGAGACTTCGAGAAAAAACTGGATGATGCCATGGACTCCATGTTCATTCTGTCTCTGCTGGGGTCTATTTTCAGCCTGCTGGCCATAGCAGCAGACAGGTACATCACTATCTTCTACGCTCTGCGGTACCACAATATCATGACACTGAGGAGGGCCTTGGCTATCCTGGCCATCATCTGGGCGTTCTGTGCCGGCAGCAGCGTAGCCATCGCGCTCTTCTCCTATGAAGCAGCGACAGTCATTCCCTTCACCATCCTCTTCCCTTTGATGATGTTTTTCATACTCTGCCTCTACATCCACATGTTCCTCCTGGCTCGATCTCACGCCAAAAAGATCGCCTCACTGCCCAGCAGCACCGTCCATCACAGAACTAACATGAAAGGCGCCATCACGCTGACTATTTTCCTTGGAGTTTTCCTTTGCTGTTGGGCCCCCTTTGTTCTTCACATCCTCTTAGCAAGGTTTTGCCCACACAACCCTTACTGTGCCTGCTACATGTCCATTTTCCATGTGAATGGGACACTCATCATGTGCAATGCAATCATCAACCCTATGATTTTTGCATTCCGAAGCCCAGAGTTGCGGAGTACATTTAAGAAGATGTTCTATTGTCCCAGGTCAAGCTGCAACTGGTGA